The Pseudomonas triclosanedens genome has a window encoding:
- a CDS encoding GMC family oxidoreductase → MPVPDLFAAGLAGGWKVHDGSRLEKDLTLEADVVIVGTGAGGGTTAEALSAAGYKVLLVEEGPLKTSSDFKMQEADAYPSLYQEGIGRMSKDGAITILQGRAVGGTTLINWTSSFRTPEPTLEHWAKEHGVKGHGVAEMAPWFEKMEQRLGVAPWALPPNPNNDVIRNGCEKLGLHWKVIPRNVRGCWNLGYCGMGCPTNAKQSMLVTTIPATLDKGGELLYLARANRLLIDGEKVSGLECLAMDERCVAPTGRKVTVKARHYVLSGGGINTPAILMRSKAPDPNGRVGQRTFLHVVNFSAALFDEVINPFYGAPQSIYSDHFQWDDGAAGRMSYKLEVPPLQPSLSATLLGRFGEDNALRMEQLPHTNVILALMRDGFHPDSAVGTVSLRGDDTPVLDYQMTDYTWDGIRRAFHTMADIQFAAGAKAVLPLHADAGYVKSAKQAHELIDGLSLELYRTRLGSAHVMGGCAMGEDPKQAVCDSLGRHHQLENLSIHDGSLFPTSIGANPQLSVYGLTAQLSAALVERLGKA, encoded by the coding sequence ATGCCTGTACCCGATCTGTTCGCCGCCGGCCTCGCCGGTGGCTGGAAAGTCCACGATGGCTCGCGCCTGGAAAAAGACCTGACCCTCGAAGCCGACGTGGTGATCGTCGGCACCGGCGCAGGCGGCGGCACCACAGCCGAAGCCCTGAGCGCCGCCGGCTACAAGGTGCTGCTGGTGGAGGAAGGCCCGCTCAAGACCAGCTCCGACTTCAAGATGCAGGAAGCCGACGCCTACCCGAGCCTGTACCAGGAAGGCATCGGGCGGATGAGCAAGGACGGCGCGATCACCATCCTCCAGGGCCGTGCCGTGGGTGGCACCACGCTGATCAACTGGACCTCCAGCTTCCGCACGCCCGAGCCGACCCTCGAACACTGGGCCAAGGAGCATGGCGTCAAGGGCCACGGCGTCGCCGAGATGGCACCCTGGTTCGAGAAGATGGAGCAGCGTCTGGGCGTTGCGCCCTGGGCGCTGCCGCCGAACCCCAACAACGATGTGATCCGCAACGGCTGCGAGAAGCTCGGGCTGCACTGGAAGGTCATCCCGCGCAACGTTCGCGGCTGCTGGAACCTCGGCTACTGCGGCATGGGCTGCCCGACCAACGCCAAGCAGTCGATGCTGGTCACCACCATCCCTGCGACCCTGGACAAGGGCGGCGAGCTGCTCTATCTCGCCCGCGCCAACCGCCTGCTGATCGACGGCGAAAAAGTCAGCGGCCTGGAATGCCTGGCAATGGACGAACGCTGCGTCGCGCCGACTGGCCGCAAAGTCACCGTCAAGGCGCGCCACTACGTGCTGTCCGGCGGCGGCATCAACACCCCGGCGATCCTCATGCGCTCCAAGGCGCCCGACCCGAACGGCCGCGTGGGCCAACGCACCTTCCTGCATGTGGTGAACTTCAGCGCTGCGCTGTTCGACGAAGTGATCAACCCGTTCTACGGCGCGCCGCAATCGATCTACTCCGACCACTTCCAGTGGGATGACGGCGCAGCCGGCCGCATGTCCTACAAGCTCGAAGTGCCGCCGCTGCAACCATCCCTGAGCGCCACGCTGCTCGGCCGCTTCGGCGAAGACAACGCGCTGCGCATGGAGCAGTTGCCGCACACCAACGTGATCCTCGCGCTGATGCGCGACGGCTTCCACCCCGACAGCGCGGTCGGCACCGTCAGCCTGCGTGGCGACGATACCCCGGTGCTCGACTACCAGATGACCGACTACACCTGGGACGGTATCCGCCGAGCCTTCCACACGATGGCCGACATCCAGTTCGCCGCTGGCGCCAAGGCCGTGCTGCCGCTGCATGCCGACGCCGGCTACGTGAAGAGCGCCAAGCAAGCCCATGAACTGATCGACGGCCTCAGCCTGGAGCTGTACCGCACCCGCCTGGGCAGCGCCCACGTGATGGGCGGCTGCGCGATGGGCGAGGACCCGAAACAGGCCGTGTGCGACAGCCTGGGGCGTCACCACCAGTTGGAGAACCTGTCGATCCACGACGGCTCGCTGTTCCCCACCAGCATCGGCGCCAACCCGCAGCTTTCGGTCTACGGCCTGACTGCGCAACTGTCCGCCGCGCTGGTCGAACGGCTAGGCAAGGCGTAA
- a CDS encoding coniferyl aldehyde dehydrogenase produces the protein MVADIAYLQQSQQQISQLESLLERQRQAYRANPMPDAGQRIQWLKSLANLLVTEQQAIIDAINSDFSNRSADETLLAEVMPSLHGVHYAAKRVKKWMKPSRRSVGMQFMPASAKVVYQPLGVVGVIVPWNYPLFLAIGPLTGALAAGNRVMIKMSESTPASARMLKALLAKVFPEDMVAVVEGEVDVGVAFSKLPFDHLLFTGATSIGKHVMRAAAENLTPVTLELGGKSPAIVSSSVPMKDAAERIAFGKSLNAGQTCVAPDYVLVPQSRVDEFVQTYRQVVQGFFPKLENNPDYTAIINERQLSRLNGYLADAQARGATVIPLFPQGQGRRLPQALLLNVNDEMKVMQEEIFGPLLPVIPYQNLEQALSYINERDRPLALYYFGYDKREQEHVLAQTHSGGVCLNDTLLHVAQDDMPFGGVGPSGMGHYHGHEGFLTFSKAKGVFSKPRFNAARVIYPPYGKSLQKLVYKLFIR, from the coding sequence ATGGTCGCCGATATCGCCTACCTGCAGCAGAGCCAGCAGCAGATCAGCCAGCTGGAATCCCTCCTCGAACGTCAACGCCAGGCCTATCGCGCCAATCCGATGCCCGACGCCGGCCAGCGCATCCAGTGGCTCAAGAGCCTAGCCAATCTGCTGGTGACCGAGCAGCAGGCGATCATCGATGCGATCAACAGCGACTTCAGCAACCGCTCAGCCGACGAAACCCTGCTCGCCGAAGTGATGCCCAGCCTGCACGGCGTGCACTACGCCGCCAAACGGGTGAAGAAGTGGATGAAACCCTCGCGCCGCTCGGTAGGCATGCAGTTCATGCCGGCGTCGGCCAAGGTGGTGTACCAGCCGCTGGGCGTGGTGGGCGTGATCGTGCCGTGGAACTACCCGCTGTTCCTTGCCATCGGCCCGCTGACCGGCGCCCTGGCCGCCGGCAACCGCGTCATGATCAAGATGAGCGAATCCACACCCGCCAGCGCGCGCATGCTCAAGGCCCTGCTGGCCAAGGTCTTCCCCGAGGACATGGTGGCCGTCGTCGAAGGCGAAGTGGATGTGGGCGTCGCCTTCTCCAAGCTGCCGTTCGACCACCTGCTGTTCACCGGTGCCACCAGCATCGGCAAGCACGTGATGCGCGCGGCAGCGGAAAACCTGACCCCGGTAACCCTCGAACTGGGCGGCAAGTCACCGGCCATCGTGTCGTCCAGCGTGCCGATGAAGGACGCCGCCGAGCGCATCGCCTTCGGCAAGTCGCTCAATGCCGGGCAAACCTGCGTGGCGCCCGACTACGTGCTGGTGCCGCAGAGCCGCGTCGATGAGTTCGTCCAGACCTACCGTCAGGTGGTCCAGGGCTTCTTCCCGAAACTGGAGAACAACCCGGACTACACCGCGATCATCAACGAACGCCAACTCTCCCGCCTGAACGGCTACCTGGCCGATGCCCAGGCGCGCGGCGCCACCGTGATCCCGCTGTTCCCGCAGGGCCAGGGCCGCCGCCTGCCGCAAGCGCTGCTGCTGAACGTGAACGACGAGATGAAGGTGATGCAGGAGGAAATCTTCGGGCCGTTGCTGCCGGTGATCCCCTACCAGAACCTCGAACAGGCGCTGAGCTACATCAACGAGCGCGACCGCCCGCTGGCGCTGTATTACTTCGGCTACGACAAACGCGAGCAGGAACACGTACTGGCGCAGACGCATTCCGGTGGGGTGTGCCTCAACGACACCCTGCTGCACGTTGCCCAGGACGACATGCCGTTCGGCGGCGTCGGCCCGTCGGGCATGGGCCACTACCACGGCCATGAAGGCTTCCTCACCTTCAGCAAGGCCAAGGGCGTGTTCAGCAAGCCGCGCTTCAATGCGGCCCGCGTGATCTACCCGCCCTATGGCAAGTCGCTGCAGAAGCTGGTGTACAAGCTCTTCATCCGCTGA
- the rsmD gene encoding 16S rRNA (guanine(966)-N(2))-methyltransferase RsmD: MNRRPQGTPQRQHGGQGQLRIIGGEWRSRRFAFPDGPGLRPTPDRVRETLFNWLAAYVPGARVLDPFAGSGALFLEALSRGASSGLALDTNGEAANALRNHLATLKCDAGQVLLTDALRHLEHQPATPFDLVFLDPPFHQDLLQNTCRLLEERGWLAKDAWIYTESEAVPSSLGLPGNWRLHREKKAGAVHYALWQREES, encoded by the coding sequence ATGAACAGACGTCCCCAGGGCACCCCGCAACGCCAGCATGGCGGCCAGGGCCAACTGCGCATCATCGGCGGCGAATGGCGCAGCCGGCGCTTCGCCTTCCCCGATGGCCCGGGCCTGCGCCCGACGCCGGACCGGGTGCGCGAGACGCTGTTCAACTGGCTGGCCGCCTATGTTCCCGGCGCGCGGGTACTCGACCCCTTCGCCGGTAGTGGCGCACTGTTCCTCGAAGCTCTGTCACGCGGCGCCAGCTCCGGCCTCGCGCTGGACACCAATGGCGAAGCGGCCAACGCCCTGCGCAACCACCTGGCCACCTTGAAGTGCGACGCCGGCCAGGTCCTGCTGACCGACGCCCTGCGCCACCTGGAACACCAGCCGGCCACGCCGTTCGACCTGGTATTCCTCGACCCGCCCTTCCACCAGGATCTGCTGCAGAACACCTGCCGCCTGCTGGAGGAGCGCGGTTGGCTGGCCAAGGACGCGTGGATCTACACCGAAAGCGAAGCCGTGCCCTCCAGCCTCGGCCTGCCGGGCAACTGGCGCCTGCACCGGGAGAAGAAGGCCGGCGCGGTGCATTACGCGTTGTGGCAGCGGGAAGAATCCTGA
- a CDS encoding GNAT family N-acetyltransferase, which translates to MTDTPLTILHNPPLSDAQCASIAALYRAVGWGVPGTMTELRDLYEFSSYTLLAQEGDLIVGLLRAESETAQTTWLAEVAVLPGFQAQGIGQRLMARFLADHPRRTLYTDATEGVEDFFLRHGIALRRPRVPGPRKADA; encoded by the coding sequence ATGACTGACACACCGCTGACGATTCTGCACAACCCGCCGTTGAGCGACGCCCAGTGCGCGAGCATCGCGGCGCTCTACCGGGCGGTCGGCTGGGGCGTACCCGGCACGATGACGGAGTTGCGCGACCTCTACGAGTTTTCCAGCTACACGCTGCTGGCCCAGGAGGGTGACCTGATTGTCGGCCTGCTGCGCGCCGAAAGCGAAACAGCGCAAACCACATGGTTGGCCGAAGTTGCTGTGCTGCCGGGCTTCCAGGCCCAGGGAATCGGCCAGCGGCTGATGGCCCGCTTCCTTGCCGATCACCCTCGGCGCACGCTCTATACCGATGCTACCGAAGGCGTTGAGGACTTCTTTCTGCGCCACGGCATCGCCTTGCGCCGACCGCGGGTTCCGGGACCACGCAAAGCCGACGCCTGA
- the coaD gene encoding pantetheine-phosphate adenylyltransferase, translating into MNRVLYPGTFDPITKGHADLVERASRLFDQVIIAVAASPKKNPLFPLEQRVELARQVTSHLPNVEVVGFSTLLAHFVKEQNANILLRGLRAVSDFEYEFQLANMNRQLAPDVESMFLTPSEKYSFISSTLVREIAALGGDITKFVHPAVASALAERFKH; encoded by the coding sequence ATGAATCGAGTGCTGTACCCGGGTACATTCGACCCCATCACCAAAGGCCACGCGGATCTGGTCGAACGCGCCTCGCGACTGTTCGACCAGGTGATCATTGCCGTCGCCGCCAGCCCCAAGAAGAACCCACTGTTCCCCCTGGAGCAACGCGTCGAGCTGGCGCGCCAGGTCACTTCGCACCTGCCCAACGTGGAAGTCGTCGGCTTCTCCACGCTGCTCGCGCATTTCGTCAAGGAGCAGAACGCCAACATCCTGCTGCGCGGCCTGCGCGCGGTGTCGGACTTCGAATACGAATTCCAGTTGGCGAACATGAACCGCCAACTCGCCCCCGACGTGGAAAGCATGTTCCTCACCCCGTCGGAGAAGTACTCCTTCATCTCTTCCACCCTGGTGCGCGAAATAGCGGCCCTGGGCGGCGACATCACCAAGTTTGTGCATCCCGCGGTGGCCAGCGCACTGGCCGAGCGCTTCAAGCACTGA
- a CDS encoding hydrolase — MTIPSPFKPAWWLPSPHLQTLYGSLLRKAPTLQRRRERLWLDDGDFIDLDWHGPHEAQAPLVLALHGLTGSSSSHYILGLQQQLAAQGWASVALNWRGCSGESNLLPRGYHSGVSEDLASVVAHVRARRPMAPLYAVGYSLGGNVLLKYLGETAEDCPLRGAVAVSVPFRLDQCADRIGIGFSRVYQAHFMRELVAYVQTKRQAFAAGGHAENLAALERLGPLDGMRTFWDFDDRVTAPLHGFADVHDYYRRASSRYYLGGIRIPTLVIQSSDDPFIHAQSIPQADELSATTELELLARGGHVGFIGGSPGRPEYYLEHRIPQWLRQRHGASLP, encoded by the coding sequence ATGACTATACCTTCCCCATTCAAGCCCGCCTGGTGGCTTCCCAGCCCACATTTGCAGACCCTGTACGGTTCGCTGCTGCGCAAGGCGCCGACACTCCAACGCCGGCGCGAGCGGCTGTGGCTGGACGACGGCGACTTCATCGACCTGGACTGGCACGGCCCGCACGAGGCGCAGGCGCCACTGGTGCTGGCGCTGCACGGGCTCACCGGCTCCTCGTCGTCGCACTACATCCTCGGCCTGCAGCAGCAACTGGCGGCCCAGGGTTGGGCCAGCGTGGCGCTGAACTGGCGCGGCTGCTCGGGCGAATCGAACCTGTTGCCGCGCGGCTATCACTCGGGCGTCAGCGAAGACCTCGCCTCGGTGGTCGCCCACGTGCGCGCCAGGCGGCCGATGGCACCGCTCTATGCAGTGGGCTATTCGTTGGGCGGCAATGTACTGCTCAAATACCTGGGCGAAACAGCGGAAGACTGCCCCTTGCGTGGCGCGGTGGCGGTGTCGGTGCCGTTTCGCCTGGACCAGTGCGCCGACCGCATCGGCATCGGCTTTTCCAGGGTCTACCAGGCGCACTTCATGCGCGAACTGGTCGCGTACGTACAGACCAAGCGCCAGGCCTTCGCCGCCGGCGGCCATGCGGAGAACCTCGCCGCGCTGGAGCGCCTCGGCCCCCTGGACGGCATGCGCACCTTCTGGGACTTCGACGACCGGGTGACCGCGCCGCTGCACGGTTTCGCCGACGTACACGACTACTACCGGCGCGCGTCCAGCCGCTACTACCTGGGCGGGATTCGCATACCCACGCTGGTGATCCAGTCCAGCGACGATCCCTTCATCCACGCGCAGAGCATCCCCCAGGCGGACGAACTGTCCGCCACGACGGAGCTGGAACTGCTGGCGCGCGGCGGCCACGTGGGCTTCATCGGCGGCTCACCGGGACGCCCGGAGTACTATCTGGAACACCGCATTCCCCAGTGGCTGCGGCAAAGGCACGGAGCGTCCCTGCCCTAG
- a CDS encoding M16 family metallopeptidase — MKTLARRHAGLLFGSLLLPLMASAAEPQPTHEYTLDNGLKVVVREDHRAPVVVSQLWYRIGSSYETPGLTGLSHALEHMMFKGSRKLGPGEASRVLRDLGAEENAFTTDDYTAYYQVLARDRLPVALELEADRMAHLALPADQFKSEIEVIKEERRMRTDDKPSALAFERFKAAAYPASGYHTPTIGWMADLQRMTIDDLRHWYQAWYAPNNATLVVVGDVSGDEVKALARKYFGDIPRRDLPAARKPLELAEPGERRLKLHVRTQLPSLIMGFNVPSLGSSDTPREVNALRLLSAILDGGYSARLASRLERGEEIVAGASASYDAFARGDSLFFLTATPNVQKGKTLDQVEAALWQQLDDLKKSPPSKEELERVRAQVIAGLVYERDSIASQASTIGELESVGLSWKLADQDLEALQAVTAEDIQNAARTYFTRSRLTLAQVLPEEATDKEPSHE, encoded by the coding sequence ATGAAAACCCTTGCACGCCGCCACGCCGGCCTGCTGTTCGGTTCCCTGCTGCTCCCGCTCATGGCCAGCGCCGCGGAACCCCAGCCCACCCACGAGTACACTCTGGACAACGGCCTGAAGGTCGTGGTCCGGGAAGACCATCGCGCCCCCGTGGTGGTGTCCCAGCTCTGGTACAGGATCGGTTCCAGCTACGAAACACCCGGCCTGACCGGTCTGTCTCACGCCCTTGAGCACATGATGTTCAAGGGCAGCCGCAAGCTCGGCCCCGGCGAGGCATCGCGCGTGCTGCGTGACCTCGGCGCGGAAGAGAACGCCTTCACCACCGACGACTACACCGCCTATTACCAGGTTCTCGCCCGCGACCGCCTGCCGGTGGCGCTGGAACTGGAAGCCGACCGCATGGCGCATCTCGCCCTGCCGGCCGACCAGTTCAAGAGCGAGATCGAGGTGATCAAGGAAGAACGCCGCATGCGCACCGACGACAAGCCCAGCGCGCTTGCCTTCGAACGCTTCAAGGCGGCCGCCTATCCCGCCAGCGGCTACCATACGCCGACCATCGGCTGGATGGCGGACCTGCAACGCATGACCATCGACGACCTCCGCCATTGGTATCAGGCCTGGTACGCGCCGAACAACGCCACCCTGGTGGTGGTGGGCGATGTCAGCGGCGACGAAGTGAAAGCTCTCGCCCGTAAGTACTTCGGCGACATCCCCCGGCGCGACCTGCCGGCAGCGCGCAAGCCGCTCGAACTGGCCGAACCCGGCGAACGCCGCCTGAAACTCCACGTGCGCACACAACTGCCCAGCCTGATCATGGGTTTCAACGTACCGAGCCTGGGCAGCAGCGACACCCCGCGCGAGGTCAACGCCCTGCGTCTGCTCTCGGCGATTCTCGACGGTGGCTACAGCGCTCGCCTCGCCTCGCGCCTTGAGCGCGGCGAGGAAATCGTCGCCGGCGCCTCCGCCTCCTACGACGCCTTCGCTCGCGGCGACAGCCTGTTCTTCCTCACGGCCACGCCCAACGTGCAGAAGGGCAAGACCCTCGACCAGGTAGAAGCTGCCCTCTGGCAGCAACTGGACGACCTGAAGAAGAGCCCGCCCAGCAAGGAAGAACTGGAGCGCGTGCGCGCTCAGGTCATCGCCGGCCTGGTCTATGAGCGCGACTCCATCGCCAGCCAGGCCAGCACCATCGGCGAACTCGAAAGCGTCGGCCTGTCCTGGAAGCTTGCCGACCAGGACCTGGAAGCCCTGCAGGCGGTCACCGCCGAGGACATCCAGAACGCCGCCCGCACCTATTTCACCCGTTCCCGCCTGACCCTCGCCCAGGTCCTGCCGGAAGAAGCCACCGACAAGGAACCGAGCCATGAGTGA
- a CDS encoding M16 family metallopeptidase: MSERNGLRYGLVGLIVLLLIAGLVLFVARPVAQTAPASPSVAAPTGLQSLAEAAGKAPGHRKLDIQQWETAEGARVLFVEAHELPMFDLRLTFAAGSSQDGDTYGLAMLTNAMLNEGVPGKDTSAIAAGFDDLGAAFGNGSYRDMAVASLRSLSAPDKRDAALALFDQVIGQPTFPEEALERIKNQVLAGFEYQKQNPGKLAGLELFKRLYGDHPYAHSSDGNEQSIPKITTAQLRAFHQKAYAAGNVVIALVGDLSREQAESIAASVSRSLPKGPALAGPAEPKTPKAGVTHIEFPSKQTQLLLAQLGITRNDPDYAALYLGNQILGGGGFGTRLMDQVREKRGLTYGVYSGFTGMQSRGPFTIGLQTRAEMSEGTLKLVQDIVRDYLDKGPTQKELDDAKRELAGSFPLSTASNADIVGQLGAIGFYDLPLDYLETFLSQVQALSVEQVKEAMRRHLDPDGFVIVTAGPTVPQKPLPPPTDKPAEQPTGVPEH, translated from the coding sequence ATGAGTGAACGCAATGGCCTGCGCTATGGCCTGGTCGGCCTGATCGTCCTTCTGCTGATCGCCGGCCTGGTGCTGTTCGTCGCCCGCCCGGTGGCCCAGACCGCACCGGCCAGCCCCAGCGTCGCGGCCCCGACCGGCCTGCAATCCCTGGCCGAAGCGGCCGGCAAGGCCCCCGGTCATCGCAAGCTGGATATCCAGCAATGGGAGACCGCCGAAGGTGCCCGCGTACTCTTCGTCGAGGCCCATGAACTGCCGATGTTCGACCTGCGCCTGACCTTCGCAGCCGGCAGCAGCCAGGACGGCGACACCTATGGCCTCGCCATGCTGACCAACGCCATGCTCAACGAAGGCGTGCCCGGCAAGGACACCAGCGCCATCGCCGCCGGCTTCGACGATCTCGGCGCCGCGTTCGGCAACGGTTCCTACCGCGACATGGCGGTGGCCAGCCTGCGCAGCCTGAGCGCCCCGGACAAGCGCGACGCCGCCCTGGCGCTGTTCGACCAGGTGATCGGCCAACCGACTTTCCCCGAAGAAGCCCTGGAGCGCATCAAGAACCAGGTGCTGGCGGGCTTCGAGTATCAGAAGCAGAACCCCGGCAAGCTGGCCGGCCTGGAGCTGTTCAAGCGACTCTACGGCGACCACCCCTATGCCCACTCCAGCGACGGCAACGAACAGTCGATACCAAAGATCACCACAGCCCAGTTGCGCGCCTTCCACCAGAAGGCCTACGCCGCCGGAAACGTGGTCATCGCCCTGGTTGGCGACCTGAGCCGCGAGCAGGCCGAGAGCATCGCCGCCAGCGTCTCCCGCTCGCTGCCCAAGGGCCCTGCCCTGGCAGGCCCGGCCGAGCCGAAAACGCCCAAGGCCGGCGTCACCCACATCGAGTTCCCGTCCAAGCAGACCCAACTGCTGCTGGCCCAGCTGGGCATCACCCGCAACGACCCTGACTACGCCGCGCTCTACCTGGGCAACCAGATCCTCGGCGGCGGAGGCTTCGGCACGCGCCTGATGGATCAGGTACGCGAGAAGCGTGGCCTCACCTACGGCGTGTACTCCGGCTTCACCGGTATGCAGTCCCGCGGCCCGTTCACCATCGGCCTGCAGACCCGTGCCGAGATGAGCGAAGGCACCCTCAAGCTGGTGCAGGACATCGTTCGCGACTACCTCGACAAGGGCCCGACCCAGAAAGAGCTGGACGACGCCAAGCGCGAGCTGGCCGGCAGCTTCCCGCTGTCCACCGCGAGCAATGCCGATATCGTCGGCCAACTGGGGGCTATCGGCTTCTACGACCTGCCGCTGGACTACCTGGAAACTTTCCTCAGCCAGGTGCAGGCGTTGAGCGTCGAACAGGTGAAGGAGGCCATGCGCCGCCATCTCGACCCGGACGGCTTCGTCATCGTCACCGCCGGCCCGACCGTGCCGCAGAAACCGCTGCCACCGCCCACCGACAAACCCGCCGAGCAGCCTACCGGCGTACCGGAGCATTGA
- a CDS encoding YfhL family 4Fe-4S dicluster ferredoxin, whose amino-acid sequence MSLKITDDCINCDVCEPECPNGAISQGEEIYVIDPNLCTECVGHYDEPQCQQVCPVDCIPLDETHVESKDELMEKYKKLTGKA is encoded by the coding sequence ATGTCCCTGAAAATCACTGACGATTGCATCAACTGCGACGTCTGCGAACCCGAGTGCCCCAATGGCGCGATCTCCCAGGGCGAGGAGATCTACGTCATCGACCCGAACCTGTGCACCGAATGCGTCGGCCACTACGACGAGCCCCAGTGCCAGCAGGTCTGCCCGGTCGACTGCATCCCGCTCGACGAAACGCACGTAGAGAGCAAGGACGAGCTGATGGAGAAGTACAAGAAGCTCACTGGCAAGGCCTGA
- a CDS encoding TetR/AcrR family transcriptional regulator — protein sequence MAPRINTRDRIAQASLELFNAQGERSVTTNHIAAHLGISPGNLYYHYRNKQAIIAELFAAYERHVDQFLRVPEGRALTVDDKLYYLEALLAAMWHYRFLHRDLEHLLDSDPELAANYRSFAQRALLNAKAIYRGFVEAGILLMDETQLDALTLNAWIILTSWVRYLCTTREFSGDLSEAQLRRGLYQVLALESGHIAPAAREAVAAVFDRLYVPLEE from the coding sequence ATGGCCCCACGTATCAACACCCGTGACCGCATCGCCCAGGCCAGCCTGGAGCTGTTCAACGCCCAGGGCGAGCGCAGTGTCACCACCAACCACATCGCTGCGCACCTGGGTATTTCGCCGGGCAATCTGTATTACCACTACCGCAACAAGCAGGCGATCATCGCCGAGCTGTTCGCCGCGTACGAAAGGCATGTGGACCAGTTCCTGCGCGTGCCCGAAGGCCGCGCGCTGACAGTCGACGACAAGCTCTACTACCTGGAGGCGCTGCTGGCAGCGATGTGGCACTACCGCTTCCTGCACCGCGACCTGGAGCACTTGCTCGACTCCGACCCGGAGCTGGCCGCGAACTACCGCAGCTTCGCACAGCGTGCGCTGCTCAACGCCAAGGCGATCTACCGCGGCTTCGTCGAGGCCGGCATCCTGCTGATGGATGAGACGCAGCTCGATGCGCTTACCCTTAATGCCTGGATCATCCTTACCTCATGGGTGCGCTACTTGTGTACCACCCGCGAGTTCAGCGGCGACCTGAGCGAAGCCCAGTTGCGCCGTGGCCTGTACCAGGTGCTCGCGCTGGAGAGCGGGCATATCGCCCCGGCCGCGCGTGAAGCCGTGGCGGCGGTGTTCGACCGCCTTTATGTGCCGCTGGAAGAATGA
- a CDS encoding twin-arginine translocation pathway signal protein, which yields MTDTSLSTPGLSRRGVLKIGLIGSAFLATAGVTASLSGCSASTPSSGFAVLRDSDMPFLRALIPVMLAGAVPAERMADAVEGTIKSLDYSLHRLSPEMLKLTVQLFDVLALPVTRGPLTGIWGSWENASAADVKHFLERWQNSSLSLLKMGHSSLLQLVLMAWYGRPESWGHCGYPGPPKV from the coding sequence ATGACAGACACCTCCCTGAGCACGCCGGGGCTCTCCCGGCGCGGCGTCCTCAAGATCGGCCTGATCGGCAGCGCCTTCCTCGCCACCGCAGGCGTCACGGCCAGCCTCAGCGGTTGCTCCGCGAGCACGCCATCCAGCGGCTTTGCGGTGCTGCGCGACTCGGACATGCCGTTCCTGCGCGCACTGATCCCGGTGATGCTGGCCGGCGCGGTACCCGCCGAGCGCATGGCAGATGCTGTCGAGGGCACCATCAAGAGCCTCGACTACAGCCTCCACCGCCTGTCTCCGGAGATGCTCAAGCTCACCGTCCAACTGTTCGACGTACTCGCTCTGCCAGTCACCCGCGGCCCGCTGACTGGCATCTGGGGTAGCTGGGAAAACGCCAGCGCCGCCGACGTGAAGCACTTCCTCGAACGCTGGCAGAACAGCTCCCTTTCCCTGCTGAAGATGGGCCATAGCTCGCTGCTGCAACTGGTCCTGATGGCCTGGTATGGCCGCCCGGAATCCTGGGGACACTGCGGCTATCCCGGCCCGCCGAAAGTCTGA